The Nicotiana tabacum cultivar K326 chromosome 1, ASM71507v2, whole genome shotgun sequence genome segment TCttattgcttttctttttaagaaTAGAATAGCAGATGGATGTTCCTTTGCCATGTAAAATTGTAGTTGCAATTAGAGAATTCGAATCCATAACGAAAAGTATCCAAACAgatggagaacaaaggaatatgtACTTCGCTGGATTAAAATATTGGAATGCGTTGTTATACTTGAATCTAGTAACTACAGAAACTAAGAGACAAACAAAGCTTGCAAAATCTTGAGAATATTCGTATGTACCTAGTCATATTTGTCGGGTTCGGGTTTGGGTTTGAATTTGGTAATAATGGAGATGCCTCGTCGGCGAAACTTCTTGGATCTCCACCATTTTTATGGCATTTTATGTAGCGTTGctggagaaggaaaagaaaaaagaaaagcgaAGGGAATGTCTCTTAAAATCAGAAGTCTCTGTCATCCGTTTATTTCTAGCTGAAAGTTCAATGTTTGGGCTTTAGAATACTGATTGTGCTTAACTCTTGCAACTCTGggatctttttctttttgatgcATATTGATCTTATTCTTTTCTTTGTAGGAAATTTGAAATGGACAAGACTTGGATGCGTTGTACCGATAGATTGAGCAATGTGTATTTAAAAGGAGTTGatgattttcttcaatttgcttttGAGCATACAGAACTAGAAGGTGAAATTCCTTGTCCTTGTAAGAAATGCAACAATGTTTTCCATAAGACTAGAGATGACGTCAGGGAacatttaataatttttggaataGTCAAGGGGTACACTCGTTGGCTTTATCATGGAGAATTTGCATCTAAAGAGCAAAGAACTAACAATGATGAATTAAGACAAGAGGAAGTACGAAATGAGCAGGATAATGATATATTTGATATGATTTATGATGCTGCTGGCCCTAATATCATGGATTATTCTGGTGGGGTTAAGCGTAAACAAGTTGATACCTCAGAACctgattttgaattttctaaattGTTGGATGATGCTGCACAACAACTTTATCCTGGATGCGAGCAATTCTCCAAGTTGTCACTGATCGTGGAACTGTTCCAGATTAAGTGTTTTTTTGGATTGAGTGATAAAGCAACTGATAGCATAATGAAGCTAATTAAACGAGCTCTTCCCTCTGGTGAAACTTTACCAGAATCATTCTATGGAGCAAAGAAATTGATTCGAAATTTAGGTCTTCGTTATGAAAAAATACATGCTTGTGAAAATGACTGCATGTTATTTTGGAAACATAATGCAAAAGCAGAATCTTGCTTGGTTTGTGGTGAGTCTAGGTGGAAATCAGTTGAAGGTCAAAAAACTAATGGGGAAACGCCaggaaagaataaaaacaaagttCCTCGAAAAGTTTTACGCTATTTCCCCTTAAAACCAAGATTGCAAAGGTTATTTATGTCATCAGAAATAGCTTCAGATATGACATGGCATCATAATCAGCGTTTGAAAGATGGGGTTCTTAGACATCCAGCTGACTCCGATGCGTGGAAACATTTTGATGCATCTAATCCGGGTTTTGCTAGAGATCCTCGTAATGTTAGACTTGGATTATCATCTGACGGGATAAATCCTTTTGGCAATTTAAGTGTTTCTCATAGCACTTGGCCAGTGATTATTACTGTGTATAACCTACCACCTTAGGATGTGCATGAAGCAACCATATTGCTTCTTatctttgttgataccgggtcctaAAGCTCCTGGAAATGACATTGATGTGTACTTAGAACCTTTGATAGATGAGTTGCAAGAATTGTGGTATAATGGAGTCAATACATATGATGCTTCGAGAAAGGAGAACTTTTGTATGCGGGCAACACTCTTATGGACTATAAACGATTTCCCAGCTTATGCCTACTTGTCTGGATGGAGCACAAAGGGAGCTTTGGCTTGCCCTTCATGCAATAAAGAGACTCCGTCTATTCGTCTAAAGTATGGTCGTAAGTTTTCTTACATGGGTGCTCGTAGATTTTTATCATCTAATCataagtggtggagtaataaACGTGATTTTAATGGGGAAGTAGAAAGAAGACATGCTCCAAAAATTCTTTCTGGAGATGATATTTTaaaccagttggctagtttggatGGCTTTAAATTTGGTAAGACCCAGAAGAAACAAAGACACGGAAGAGATAAAGCCACTCATAACTGGAGGAAGAAAAGCATCTTTTTCAGACTTCCTTAttggaaaaataatttaatacgTCACAATTTAGATGTCATGCACATTGAAAAAAATGTGTGTGACAATATTATTGGGACGTTATTAGATATGGaaggaaaaacaaaagataaTCTGAATGTTCGTCGTGATTTGAAGGAAATGGGTATAAGAAGAGATTTGCATCCAACTCAAAGAGATGGAAAGTGGTATTATCCAGCAACATGCTATACTTTATCACCGGAAGAGAAGTCTAAAGTATGCAAGTTTTTGAAAACTATTAAAGTTCCAGATGGTTATTCTTCGAATTTATCACGGTGCGTAAAAGTAAAGGATCGAAAAATTTATGGACTAAAGAGTCATGATTCTCACATTCTCTTGGAACAGTTGCTTCCTTTTGCAATTCGCGGAGTTGTGCCGAACAATGTCTATGCTGCTATTACCGAGCTAGGTATTTTCTTCAGAGAGTTGTGTTCAAAAACAGTAAGAGTTGATGTGTTAGATCGGCTTGCAGCTCAAATTCCAATAACGTTAAGCAAATTAGAAAAAATATTCCTACCAGCtttttttgatattatggtgcACTTGATCATTCATCTTCCACAAGAGGCCAAGATTGTTGGACCTGTACAGTACAGATGGATGTACCCAATAGAGCGGTATGTTTTTCTATTTCACAATTTCAGTTTAATTTGTTGTGGCTTGTTAGTTTATCATGCTAAGAGCTTAACTTAATTTATCATGCTATGAGTTTTAACTGCCTTTTATATCATGTAGATTCTTGCGCAAATTGAAATGTTATGTTCGTAATAGATGTCGACCTGAAGGATCTATTGCAGAAGGGTATATTGTTGAAGAAAGTTTAATATTTTGTTCAAGGTATTTACATGGAAGTGGGAGAGGGTATAATCCAGTGGACAAAAATTATGAAGGTGATCATGCTGAGTCATACAATGGATTATCAATATTTAAGCAAAAGGGTTGCCCTTTATTAAGCGATACATCTAGAATTCTTGAAGAGGTTGAGCGAAAACAAGCGCATCTTTATGTTTTGAGAAATTGTGAAGAAGTTCAACCATTTCTACGGTATTGTGTTTCTTTATGCTATTGTTTCTACAATAACATCCAAGCATTTATAAGAGTTTGAGTTAGAAGTGTTCGACCATAAAAGTTCTTGTTGGTATTGTCCAGTGAAGATAAGCACATGATTTGTTGTTTATGATCTTTGTTTAAATCTCATCAAGTAAATCTTTCCGATTCATCTTGGTTACAACTctttttgatgattttttgtgGCTATAATCATCTTGGTGAAAATGCCTTAGTAAGAACTTTATTAGTCAAGGAATCTACTGTAACGTGCACATTAGATATGTAGCATGTATTTTCCAATTTCCCTGTTAAAAAGTTTCCTTTGGGTCTGTATGGTAATAATCAAATCATTACCTAAAAGAAAATGTCAAACTCTTCTCGTGCTTTTTTTTTCTCTGAACACTTTCCTAAAAATACATGTTGATACATCATTTGTCGTCTTTCgtgttttttctttttggtatcccTAGACTTCTATTACTACTTATTGTTGTCTTTTATTTTCGATTTTTTGATTGCATTACCTACTACTAGTTTTGTAGTTTGCTTCGGTTGTCAGATTAGTTTGCTTGTTATTGTCCCCCTCCCTCAGCCGAGGGTCTACCGGGAACATCCTATTTGCCTTCTTAAAGGCATGGGTAAGGTCAGCGTATACTTTACCCTCCATACACCACTTGTGGGACTACACTGAgcatattgttgttattgtttcttTATGGTATTATATATTGTGAATTTAATTTTGTTAGCCCTTTCTCATTATTATGATTATTTTAAACAGTGAGTACGAGCAGAACAATAGGAACATGAACTTCGATGATTGGTTTTTCCATCGAGTAAGTTTTCATTGTATTTTTAATGTTATTTATAATACTTCTTTAGcatcattattttattatttatttttatgtagaTCGTGCAAATACGCAAGAAAAACAATTCTCATGCAAGTCGCGGGTTGTATTCTTTGGCTAGAGGTCCTTTTGATGGAGTCCAAAGATTCAAAGGGTATGAAATAAATGGTTTTAGGTTTCATACTAAACAATTGGAAGGAAATAGAGTAAAACAAAATAGTGGTGTTTTAGTACGAGGAATAATGAATGGTCAAAATATAGATTATTATGGTGTTCTGACTGAAATAGTAGAACTTCAATACCTCGAAGGCAAACGAATTGTTTTATTTAAATGTGATTGGATGGATGTTGATCACATTGGGAAAGGAGTGAAGATAGATAAACATGGCGTTGTTAGTGTTAATACTAACCGAAAGCTAGCAACAAATGAACCATTTGTACTTGCATCTCAAGTAGAACAAGTTTTTTATGTCAAGGATAATCTTCATCCGAATTGGTCCATTGTCTTGAATGGTCATTCTACTTATTTTACGGGTGGTGCTGTCAGTGAAGAAACTTTTCAACAAGATGCTCAAAATTTCTCATGTACATTTGAGGAAGATGAAGACTTTATAAATTGGAGAAGAAATGATCTCGATGTTATCAGTACTAATGTTACCTTAGCTGATAATATTATTGAAGACATCGAATCAGACTCTGAAACCGATGATGAAAATTTGTTACTATAAATATTTAGAAGTTTTAGATGCATATTTGGTTACACTCAATTAATGTTGATACTTTTTCTTATTTGATCAGCTGTGAATTTCAATACTTGAGCTTTAGCCGTGCTCATGGCAATGCCGTTAATGGTCTGAGCTTGTTGCTTGTCGTCCCAATTATAGTATGTTAAATTTTATGCTTCTTTGTTTAATGAGAATCCAGGCATGGACAACTGAAATTTAGTACGAATTTTCAATTCATGTTCTGCCTTATAAAGGGACTAACAAGGCAATATATGGGATGGATGTTATGAGATTGTGATGGGATTGCTTCTCTTAACTCTAGTTCCTTTTCTGGGGTGGTTTCAATCAGAATTCCAAAATCAGTAATTTAAACCCAGAGCAGACATTTTTACTTTCCAGATTTTAGAGTAGTGTATTATTAGTTTAAGATTACTAATATGTGTGTTATTATATTCCTAATGTAAACACAGTTTTTGTAGTAGGTTATTGGCATTTATCAAACTACTATAAGGACATTATTTTGTGTGGAGATTCCAGTTGTATGTTGTGAAAAAGTAAAAACTAATTTTCCGTCTTACTTGAAATAATGTTTTTCTCACACTAAGCTAAAGGGAGTACTCTTTAGGTGGTTGGCTTATGATACTCCTTTAAGGTTGAGGCCACTTAGCCTTTTCTTTTCCAGCTATTACAGGTAAGATACGAAGAGTGTCGCATCGCAAGTTTGAGCACCCAAGACATGGTTTTTTAAGATTTCTTCCAAGGAAAAGAGCAACACGACACACCAGATTTTTTGGTAGAAACACAACTAAAAGATTACTAGTTTAAGATTAAAATATGTATAGCACGCATGAGCAACTATATATATTGATGTTAATTCTTCAATGGTGGCATTGTTTTACTCCCACAGTAAGCCACCTTTGTAATTATGTATGAATTGTTTTCAACATCTTTGGACCATGTAGATTCCATGTTGTATATAAATTTAGCACATCACGGTTTCAACACGAATCTGTAATACATGTAGCTACTATGACAAATAAATGTAGCTATTATGTCCCAACAATTGCTACGAGATTTGAAAATTGAAGCAAGACTATTCTTTTAGCTATAAAATATGTGCAAACAAATATATTGTGGCTAGAATATTACAATAGCTACTGTGATGTCAAATGCAtaacaaaaaattagaattagcTACAATACTTATTGTAGCTAAATAAATTCGTGGCTATATTATTTTGCCATGATATTCCATCGTAGCTATTGACCCCACTATTGCCATGCTTTTTATAACTTCAAGCAAAAATATTCAATATTTTATTTGACATAATTTGTCATGGCTAAAAGATTATTATTGCTACAGTAGTTCAAATATGTGGCAAAAACAAATAATTAGCTACAAAATTTTAGTGTAGCAATAAATTTGTAGCTATTTAGGCAGTTATTGCCACGACATAAATTAATTATAGCAAAAATGAGGTATTAGCTTTGCCAATTTAATTTTTGTAGCTAAGAAATTTTAGCAATTTGTGAATAGCCACGAAACTCTAATTTTTATGGCTATTACTACGTAATAGCCACAAATTTTATATTCGTAGCTGAGAATTCGTAGCTATAAATGCATAATGTTGTAGTGGattgcgaggtagctgcttggtgaCGGCAGTTCCGCCTTCTCCTTCCTTACCTTCCTTGTAGTACCTTTATTGGATTTTTCTCAGACTATGTAGTCTTGGTTATTTCAAACGGTTGTAGTATTTTTCTCATGACTTAGACACCCGAGGTTGGGCTTATATTTCTTTCCGCTAGATTTGATTTCTACTTTTAACTTATTGGATTTAtgttaaaaatatgatttttcttaagTCTTTAATTGAAAAATGGAGTAAATGGGTAATAGTTGGCTGGCCTAGGATCACGATAGGTACCATCAGGATCGGGtcagtttttgggtcgtgacatgttggtatcagagcctaggttacattggTCTCACTAATCATAAGCGGGTTtaatagagtctcgcggatcggtacggagacgtctgtacttatcctcgggaggctgcagaacctttaggaaaaacttcatattcttgaattcttgtcgtgcgaatatgttgattctggtactaaacttctattattctattctctcacagatggttagGAAACGttctaccggtcaggatggacgaccactagtaccaccagttggggccactagaagCCGAGGTCgcagtcgaggccgtggtagaggcaggggtgtagcccgtaCAGCAACTAGggaagcacctgcagatccacccgCGCCCAAATTCATGATCAGGTTCCAGCGGGGGATGCTCCAGCAGTACCAGCTCAGGCAcgactgtgcctattgttattccggATCTCTaggagaccttggctcagattctgaccctgtgcaccagtcttgctcaggcagtCACAATTTCTACTACAACAATTACttttcaggccgggggaggcactcagactcttgtcgcccgtacacccgagcaggttgttcaggaaCTCCtaacaccggaggcaccaccgaCCCAGCCCCAATTGCGCCTGCTCAGGATTTTGTGGTTCCAGttatgcctgatgatgagcatcatcgattggagaggtttggtagacttcaacctccgactttcagtggcgTAGAGGGCAAGGATGCTTTCAGTGGCGCAGAGGgcaaggatgcctagggtttcttggataagtgttagaggatgttgcgtacaacgggtattctagagactggTGGattctcatttactacttttcaattttctagaGCCGCCTCCACTTGGTGGGAcgcttatgagaggtgtaggcctgttggtgcactGCCTCTTACCTGGCATCAGTTCTCCATTCTTTTCCTAGAGAAGCATGTACCGCtttcccgcagagaggagctgcgcaggcagtttgaccAGCTGCgtcagggggatatgactgtgtcacagtatgagatgagattctcctagttggcccgtcatgctatctggctagttcccacggatagggagaggatcaacaggttttgttgatggcctcaactattaGCTACGGGTTTTTCtgactagagagagagagtatctggcgctccttttgaggaggtggttgacattgctagaGAGATACGATCAGTCCACTGCCATGAGTGAGacgagagggaggccaagaggtttcggggatctggtagcttcAGTGGTGTTCCTTCGGGAGATTAGTCTTAGCAtggcagaggtcgtccattcagacatgctcagctAGCCCGTTCAGGTCACCGTAGTGGGACATATGGCCATGTTTCTCACAGTTCACATCAGGGTCACTCCTCTCTCAATtcccttctagctcagagttcgaCTCAGGCAccatcagtttagggttcatcTATGCCTCGTTCTTCTAGTGGGCATCCCGGTGcgcggggctcccttcagtccctacTGCCATTTATCGAGAGAAGTTTCTTCGAGTgttgagatttgggtcatataaagAGGTTCTATCCCCGTCTTACGGGAGGTTCAtcccagcagaggagtcagccttcggctTCAGCACTAGTTACTCCCCCCcgctcagtcagctcggggtggaggccagtcagctaAGGGTggccctagagggagaggtcgatcaggtggtggtaaggcccgtttctatgccctcccagcaagaccagatgctattgcttcagatgttgtgattacaggtattatctcagtatTCCACAGAGacgcctctgtattatttgatctcggttccactttttcatatgtttcatcatattttgccAGTTATTTGGATACGCTCGCGAGTCTCTTGTTTcctctgttcatgtatctactctggtgggcgatactattattgtggaccgtgtacattggtcgtgtgtagtgactattgggggtttgaaTATCCAagtggatctcttgttgcttagtatggttgattttgacgtgatattGGGCACAAATTGGTTATCACCATGcggtgctattctggactgtcatgctaagatagtgacattggctatgccgtggttgccacagattgagtggcgagattcgactgattttgtccccagtagagtgatttcatttttgaaggcacaacagatggttgggaagggttgtctttcttatctgGACTTTataagggatgttagtgcagaggttCCTACCATTAATTCAGTCCcgatagtgagggactttccggatgtgtttcctatagacctgtctggcatgccaccagactgggatattgattttggtattgatttggtgtcgggcactcagcccatttctattccagcATATCGTATGGCACAAGTGGAGTTGAAGGTGTTGAAGGAGCAACATTAagaactccttaataaggggtttattcggcctagtatgtcgtCGTGAGGTGCGCCTgtcctatttgtgaaaaagaaggatggctctatgaggatgtgcattgattataggaagttgaacaaagttacaatcaagaacaagtatcctttacctcgcattgattatttatttgaccagcttcagggagcgagggtgttctccaagattgatctccattcaggttatcaccggTTGAAGATTAGGACTCagacattcttaagacaactttcaagactcgatatggtcattatgagttccttgtgatgtcttttgggatgaccaattcCCTAGCAAcattcatacatttgatgaacattatgtttcggccttatctcaactcctttgtcattgtgttcattgatgatattctggtgtactcgcacaGTTAGGAGGaacacgcagagcatttgagagttgtgttgcagagattgagggagtaaaaactttatgcaaagttctccaagtgtgagttttggcttagttcagtggctttcttgggtcaagtggtgtccagtgagggtatttaggttgatccgaagaagatagaggcggttcatagttggcccaaaccgtcctcaaccacagagattcacagctttcttggtttggtagggtaTTACCGCCGggtcgttcagggattttcatctatagcattgcccttgaccaaattgactcaaaagggtgcttcattcatgtggtcgaacgagtgtgaggcgagctttcaaaagctcaagactaccttgaccacagctccagtgttagtgttTCCATCAGCTTCAAATTCTTAttcagtgtattgtgatgcttcaaaaGTTGGTATTggatgtgtgttgatgtaggagggtagagtgattgcttatgcttctcgtcagttgaagccccatgataagaactaccttttcatgatttggagttggctgtcattgttcatgcgttgaagatttggaggcattatctgtatggtgtgtcttgtgaggtatttactgatcatcatagcctccagcacttgttcaagcagaaggatctcaatttgaggcagcagagatggttagagctgctaaaggattatgatatcactatcttataccatccaggaaaggccaatgtagtgaccgatactttgagtaggaaggcggtgagtatgggcagtcttgcatttattcctgttggggagagacctcttatagtggatgttcagaccttggccaatcggttcgtgaggttggatatttcggagcccagtcaggtattagcttgtgtgatttcccggtcttccttatttgattgcatcagagagcgacaatatgatgatcctcatttgcttgtccttaaggacaaagttcagcatgatgatgcccgagatgtgactattggggatgattggattttgaggatgcagggccggatatgtgcccaatgtagatgggcttcgggagtttattctagaggaggctcatagctcacggtattccatccatacgggtgccgcgaagatgtaccaagatttgagacagcattactggtggagaagaatgaagaaggatattgtgggatttgtagctcggtgtctcatatgtcagcaggtgaaatatgagcatcagagaccgggtgacttgcttcagcagatagatattccagagtagaagtgggagcaaatcaccatggactttgtagtgggaatcccacggactttgaagaagttccatgctatttgggtgattgtggatcggctgaccaagtccgcgcacttcattccactgtgtactacctattcttcagagcggttagcagagatttacatccgagagattgttcgcttgcatggtgtcccagttttcatcattttagatagaggtactcagtttacttcatagttttggagagccgtgcaaagagagttgtgtcacgacccaagttcgccctccatcaactgtcgtgatggtacctagtctctatgactaggtaagcctaacgatTGCGAAAAAAAATgcggaaaaactaataaaaattgaagataaacaaatatagaattgtttaagatgccgctcggcaaataccaatacaagatctcaaaaactgaacaattcccaaaactcagaatctcatgaaatcacaagctatgaatactacattgtgctctaactccagaatgtctaaatcaagataaatacagaagggctaaaactataaaagagaatggaaagggactcctcagtctgcggacgcggaagatataccttgaagtctctagagGATCGCTTCGCCTCAAGGGTAGTGAgactgagtcaaagtacctgga includes the following:
- the LOC107789552 gene encoding uncharacterized protein LOC107789552; its protein translation is MAFYVALLEKEKKKEKRRECLLKSEVSVIRLFLAESSMKFEMDKTWMRCTDRLSNVYLKGVDDFLQFAFEHTELEGEIPCPCKKCNNVFHKTRDDVREHLIIFGIVKGYTRWLYHGEFASKEQRTNNDELRQEEVRNEQDNDIFDMIYDAAGPNIMDYSGGVKRKQVDTSEPDFEFSKLLDDAAQQLYPGCEQFSKLSLIVELFQIKCFFGLSDKATDSIMKLIKRALPSGETLPESFYGAKKLIRNLGLRYEKIHACENDCMLFWKHNAKAESCLVCGESRWKSVEGQKTNGETPGKNKNKVPRKVLRYFPLKPRLQRLFMSSEIASDMTWHHNQRLKDGVLRHPADSDAWKHFDASNPGFARDPRNVRLGLSSDGINPFGNLSVSHSTWPVIITVYNLPP
- the LOC107828309 gene encoding uncharacterized protein LOC107828309, yielding MCMKQPYCFLSLLIPGPKAPGNDIDVYLEPLIDELQELWYNGVNTYDASRKENFCMRATLLWTINDFPAYAYLSGWSTKGALACPSCNKETPSIRLKYGRKFSYMGARRFLSSNHKWWSNKRDFNGEVERRHAPKILSGDDILNQLASLDGFKFGKTQKKQRHGRDKATHNWRKKSIFFRLPYWKNNLIRHNLDVMHIEKNVCDNIIGTLLDMEGKTKDNLNVRRDLKEMGIRRDLHPTQRDGKWYYPATCYTLSPEEKSKVCKFLKTIKVPDGYSSNLSRCVKVKDRKIYGLKSHDSHILLEQLLPFAIRGVVPNNVYAAITELGIFFRELCSKTVRVDVLDRLAAQIPITLSKLEKIFLPAFFDIMVHLIIHLPQEAKIVGPVQYRWMYPIERFLRKLKCYVRNRCRPEGSIAEGYIVEESLIFCSRYLHGSGRGYNPVDKNYEGDHAESYNGLSIFKQKGCPLLSDTSRILEEVERKQAHLYVLRNCEEVQPFLREYEQNNRNMNFDDWFFHRIVQIRKKNNSHASRGLYSLARGPFDGVQRFKGYEINGFRFHTKQLEGNRVKQNSGVLVRGIMNGQNIDYYGVLTEIVELQYLEGKRIVLFKCDWMDVDHIGKGVKIDKHGVVSVNTNRKLATNEPFVLASQVEQVFYVKDNLHPNWSIVLNGHSTYFTGGAVSEETFQQDAQNFSCTFEEDEDFINWRRNDLDVISTNVTLADNIIEDIESDSETDDENLLL